The DNA sequence GATAATTTTTGATTCTCGTCTAATTCCACAAGTGTTTCAAAAATTCTTTTTATATATTCTTTTACCAATTTGGGGTCTTGTTGTTTCTCGGCGACCGCTGTGTGTAAATCGGAAGTACTTAACTCGTCGTTGAAAACTTTCTTATACTCATTTGCCATGTTTTCTTCTAGTCTATTAATAATTTCCTGATTTAAAACCACAACTCCATCTACCTCAATATCAACCGATTTTGATATAAACCACTTAAGCTGTTCTGCAGAGTTTATGTAATTTACGTGCCAACCAAAATCCTTCGACGACCACTTATCAGTATTTAGACCCGATAACAAATTTGCGGGAGGTATGATTTCTCCCTTAATTTGTTTATCTAAAAATTCAGGTGTATAAACATATATATCTGCCAGTTTTCCTTCACTAAAAACTATAATTGCAATATAGTTAGCTATTCCACCCGAAGGGCGGATTACATTCTCATCTTGGAATACAAGGGCATAACTCTTGGTCTTGTCTTCACCCAACATGTTCGGCAGGTCTGCTGAAATTTGTTGTATAAAATATGCAAGCGATTTCGTTCGAGAAATATCAACTGAAGATATTATGTTGAGAATCACTTTTTTATTGTTCCCTGAAAGTGCTTTAATTTGTCCTTCCAAAAATCCCAATTCTTCTACCAACGATTTATTAACAAGCAGTATCGAGCTAGTGATATCTTCAACACTTCCATCAACACCAAAAGCATTGTCAACTAACACGTTGGTCGCACTTAACGAAACAACAATTTTTTCTTCAACTGTTGACACCCTCAAAAGTACCAACGTTAAAGCATGAAGGTCGCCAAAAATACTACCTATGTGGGGAGTTGTCGATAATATAAATATGTAGTTTTCGGTTAATGCAACAACTCTGTTTGATACACCAACTGTTGTACGGGCGGTTTTCAAATCATACGACAACAATCTGTTTTTATTGAAACTTACTAAAAATATTGACGTGGTAATAAGAAATAACGGCACTATAAAATATCCCAACACCGCAAAAAACACTACATACAAAACTGGTTTCTTAACCCTCTTTTTAATAACTAAATAATACTTTTTTAGCGCTAGTAAAACTTTTCTTGATTGCTTTTTGTCGTTTATAGCCGGGGTTAATGAGTGAACAATTTTACTACCTTTGTTGGAAGTTTGTTGGTCAATTATTTTGTTGGATTCTATTTCGTTAGTATTTCTATTAACTACTTTTGACGAGTCTTGTTCATTTGAATAAAGTGGTGTATGTTGAGGTGGTACTAAATCTTTTTGGGTACTTCTATTTACCAAAGTGTCGTTTGGGTTGGATGATGTTTTTTCGGCATCATCATTGTGTGTAACAACTACTGCTTTGTAGCGATGAGTATTTGCATTTTCTTTTTCGCTTTTAACGCGGATCAGATATTCCTCAAGAAACGACATTAGTACGTTTTTGTCAAATTGAACAAAAGCTTTTTCTTCTACAAAAGCATCTTCAAAACTTATATTAATAGAATCATTCCGACTTGTTAAATTCTTGTTTACCGTTTGTTGAAATTCATTAGCATAATTAACATGTGATATTACTGCATGCTTAGTACTTTCACTCATAAACGAAAAAATCGATCGTTCAACGTGATAGAGTGCGTCGGCTATTCCGATTGGTAAAAATTTCCAGTTGTTAATACAAGGTAAGTCTTCTTCAAAATATAACTTCTCGGCTACTGTATTTTTTACAAACCCTTTCTTTAGTTCAACCACGTCACCAAGATACAAAGCTCGGTATTTCGGTTTGTCTAAATTTATTTTTAGTAACAAATTGTTGTTATCTATGTGTTTCTCTTTTGACGCTATATAGGAAAAAACAAATACCTTTTTTAAGTCTTGATGTTTAATAACCAGTTGCGCCAAATCCGATAATTTAACGCGAGACGTATTACCAAATTGTTCAAGGTCGATATAAATAAAATAGTCATATTTGTCTTGATATGAAAATTTTTCAATGTCCATTAAACGCCAGCCGTCAAATTTGGTTTCATCAACAATGATATTCCACAGATCGATGTTGTCTGTTACAACGTCTACTTCACACGATAGATCAACAAATCTCTTGACAATGTTTAATGACAAGTAGTTGAATTTCGTAATTACGAGCGCCCGCGGTTTGGTCGTTTTAGTTTGTTGGTTGTCCATTGTAATTAATGCTAATTCAATTACCTAAACATTTCAATTTTATGGTAATACTGGTGTTGTTTTAGTGTTAATAATATAGAACACATATTTTACTCAACATTTCGACGTGAAATTTTAAAAGTATTCACGAGGATATCTTGTAGTAATTACCGCATCGATATCTTTTATGGGTAAAAACATGTTCCATACATCAGAAACGTGTAAGCAATAATAAGTGAGTAAAATTTACAAACATCATCGTTTCTTTTGGAGTAAATTTTATCAAAATTACACTTTAACAATTTCTTATAATCTATTGATATAAGTAGTAAATATTAAATTGTCAGTTGAGGTGTTTTTCTAAAATAGCAATTTTTTTTAACGATTTTATAATTCTATAAGTGTTGAAGACCAATGAAAGATTAATCAAGAAAGATGTTTGTGTTTATCCAATTCCCTGTTAACTAAAGAATCTGCAGTTTTGTTTAACAATCTTGGGACGGAAGAAAAAACAATTTCTTTATCAATGTCTTGAAGTAATGTTATTACTTTTTGGTGCAAGGTTATCAGATGTTCACTTTTAATTTTATAAATTCCGAGTATCTGTTTTGTTATCAATTCAGAATCAAGTTTAAAGTATATTTTTTCACTGTTAATTATTTCTTTCCGATCTGCCTTAATCCATTCGAGCGCCATTAGTACGGAGTTGTATTCGGCAACGTTGTTTGTTGTTTCTCCTAAGTACTTTGACTGGTTGTATATTTCAATTCCGTTTTTCAAAACAACAAATGCGCTTGCTGCAGGTCCCGGATTTCCTCTGGATCCACCATCACCAAATATTTCTATTGTTTCCATAATAAATGAAGGATTATCTTTTGGGGTGTATAACAAGATGTCTATCTTGTCCTTCGCCAACCGATTCGGTTTCAACTTCTTTGTTGTCTACAAGTGCCATATGTACAATCCTTCTTTGGGCGGGAGAAAGATTGAAAAGCGGAACATCCTCGCCAGTTTCGGCTGCCCGCTGTGCTGACGTAACTGCCAAATGATTTAGTTTTTCATTTTGTTTTTCTCTCCAATCCGCAACATTAATCAGTACCCTTACCCACTCCCCCGTTTTGGATTTATAAATCATGGAAATTACTGTCTGAAGTGCCAACAGAGTTTCTCCTCTGCTTCCAATAAGAAGTCCAGATTCTTTTTCGGTTTTTATATCAACTAATATCGCATCGTTTACACTATCTTCCTTTACCTCCAGATCCGCACCAGACCCCATCAAGCGAAGCAGTTCGCGCGCAATCTCTTCGACAATTGATGCGGGATCTTGTTTTACTGTTTCAATTTTTTTTGACATCTTTAGTGTTACTTTCGGATTTTAGCAGACCAAGCTTAATAATCCAAGGGGTCATACCTCCCCACCCTTGGGAGCGGTATTGTTGATATGCTTGAAAAACAGAAAACACTAACCAATATAGTGCCAAGCCCGATGGAAATCTAAGTCCAATAAACAAAGTCATCAAAGGAAACATGTAGATCATAGATTTTTGCATACCAACTTGAAAATCATCACTTGCTTCAGGAGTCTTTTTGGCAATTTTCTCTTGAACCTTTTCGTAAGGAGCCATAATTTTTGCCGAGACAAATTGTGCCAATGCCGACAAAATTAACAGCGGACCAGGAATGTTAAAATCTATTCCGGGTATTTGGAAAACAGCGGGTTTGGTCATATCCATTCCTAAAAAACCGGTATTAATTATTTCACCGTCGGGAAATCTTAATGGGTTATAAAGAAGACTATTAAATGCCACCGTTGGATTTTCAGACGACAGCGTTTTGTTGAACATATTAAAAAATGCAATCAGCACTACTATTTGGAGCAAATAGGGAAGACACCCTGCTCCGGGATTAATGCCTTTAGACTTATACAAATCCGCCTGTGCTTTTGTAAGTTTAACCTTGTCGTCTTTGTATTTCTTTTTTAGTTTGTCAAGCGATGGGGCAATATCTTTCATTTTCTTCATCGACTCCATATAAGGTTTGGTAAGAGGATTGAGTGCATATCTCAAAAAAACACTAAAACCAATAATCGCAAGTCCCATATCTGAAAAGAGAAGTTTATAAAAAACAACCAATCCGTTTGCCAAAGGTTGTATGAGTAGTGTGTTAAACATAGTAAGGACTAAATGTGTATTATCTTCGGATTATCGCTTTTCGTCAATGGATTACATGTAGCAAGTCTCAACGCTGTTTTTCCAAGTCCCGTTATAACGCCGTACTTTTCCACTGCTTTAATCGCATAATCGCCACAGCTTAGACTATTTGGAGTATAAACACACGCTTGACCAAAAAAAGATTGGAAAATCGGGGATACAAATTTTTTATACAGTTTTAAAATTACAATAATGGAAGTTTTCATCTTCAGATTAATTTTGCTTTCTTGAGGGCTTGTTTTACTTCTTTCATGGTGTCGTCGGTCGGAGTGCGGGTAATTTGTGTTTTTGCGAGAAATACGACATCATATCCATTAATTAAATATTTTGATTCAAATCGCACAGCTTCACTAAGTGTTCGTTTTATTCTATTTCTGTCGACAGCGTGTTTTGCAATTTTCGTTGACACTATAAATGAAAACTTGGGTGGTTTATCATCATCTTTTCTTTTGTAAACAGCCATACCAAAATTAGGGAACTGATACATCGTACCTTTTTCTTTTGCGCGAGAAATATAATAATGTCCTCGCATTCTGTATTTTCCGGCAAGCATAGTTTCTATATGTAGATTACCACATGGAAATCAAAAAACGAAGTGAACAATTTATTCTGCCCAGCAAAATATCACATTAGAGAAATTCGATATGGCGTTTTTTATAAAGAAGAACCTCGCCGTCGCAGTCATCTTAAACAGCTTATTCGGACAATTTGCTCCGACCCTTCGCTCGACGATTTTTAAGTGTTATTTTCCCCAACTTTGTAGTCGATCGACTCCTATAGCCATGCCTTCTTTTTCTTTTAATTTTACTCGGTTGATATGTCCTTTTTGTCATGTGCACATTATATATATTAATAATGCTAATTTCCAGTGCGAACAAAGTTGTTTATCAAAACAAAAAGCAGCAGGTTCTAATATTATTAAAGCAAAACTATTTCCGAAATGAAGTTTGGGCATACTACATTTATAAGCAATCGAAATATCGGCTCAGTTGTCGGTTAGGCTTCGGATCTTTTCGGGGTTGAAAATTGTGGATAACTTCCATAGGATGTAGATGTATTTGATGTTTCTTCTTCTGCCTTCAAATTATGGATCATGATGTAAATAGCACCTCCGACCAAGAGGTAGAAACAAATGATGATTTAAGTAAACCATCAAATAATTCTAGTGTCCACACAGAAGACGACACAGTTATCAACAGTCCGGGCAACAAACTTAAAATCTGGCACGAGATATTGGAAAGTATTAAAGTTTCAGTTTCCGGAGCTATCTTCTCAACCTGGTTTACCCAAACCCATTTATCGGAACTAAAAAATGTTGGAAGCAGATATTTAGCTGAGGTGGGATGTTCGTCTAGTTTTGTCAGAACCACACTTGAGGGGAGATATTTCGGCTTAATACAGGATGCTTTGAACAAAACTCTCGATAAAGAATGTGACGTGCTTTTTATAGTAAAACAACAATCAGCTTCACAAGATTTTTCTTCTGTTCCTCTTTTCCAAGAACCTGAAAAAAACGAGGAAGGAATATTATTCTTAATTTCAAAATCTAATCTAAGAAAGAACTTCACTTTTGATAATTACGCGGTTTCTTCTACAAATCAAATGGCGTGGGCAGCTGCAGACGCGGTTTCTAAAAATTTGGGAAATGCATATAATCCACTTTTCATCTGGGGTGGGGTAGGGGTGGGCAAAACACATCTAATGCACGCTGTCGGCCATTGTGCGTTAATCAAAAATTCAAGTTCAAAAATTCTCAGTTGTACGGGTGAAGATTTTACCAACGATATCGTAGAGGGAATTAGACACAAAAATACAAAAAATGTACGCAATAAATATCGAAAACTGGATGCCCTGTTGGTTGACGACATTCAATTCATTGCCGGCAAAGATACTGTTCAAGAAGAATTCTTTCATACTTTTAATTCGATTGTTTCCGTTGGGGGACAAATTATTATCACCTCGGACAGACCTCCAAGCGAGATCTCGAAACTGGAAGAACGCTTACGAAGCAGATTTGAAGCAGGGCTTATTGTAGATATCGGAAATCCCGATTTTGAATTAAGATGCGCAATTGTCCAAATAAAAGCTGCTGATAGGGGAATTAATATTCCCATGGACTTGATTCAATTAATTGCCGGCAATATTGATTCGGCGCGCGAAATCGAAGGATTTCTCACCAAATTATCATCCGAGGTGATACTTAATAAAAACGAAATAAGCAAAAATCTAATTGAAACCATTTTGTCGAAAAAAGGCGTACTAAACGGTGATACTCAAATCAAAGCTCAACCGCAAGAAGTTGTCGCCGCCGTGTCAAAGTATTATACGCTTGGCAAAAGAAGTCTATTGGGCGCTTCACGAGCGCGACCTGTTGCCAGACCACGTCAAATACTCATGTATCTTTTACGGATGGAGTTAGCGCTGCCGCTCGAAGAGGTTGGGCGACTTGTTGGAGGACGAGATCACACCACCGTTATACACGCTGTGGATAAAATAACCAAACTAGCTTCGCTTGATGTGCAAACACGACAGGACATTAGGGGGATAAAAAACATCCTTTGAGGATAAATATTTAGTAGTATCAACATATCAACAAATTACACACACTTATAAACATCTTTATTAACATATCCTTGAGGTACATATCCACATTCGGCTTTGTGCACAAGTAGGAAGCGATATCCACTTGTCAACACTACCTACTACTACAACTACTATTTAATAAGAAAGAAACACAATTTGTAAATTTTATACACACTTGGAAAAGTCGGACTTATTTCGTATACTTTTTTTATAATGAAACTACAGGTACTTCAAGAAGATCTGACGCGTGGATTAAATATTGCTGCTCGATTTGCAAGTCCCAGATCGCAATTACCAATACTAGGAAATATTTTGTTTAATGTTCAAAAAACAAAACTAACACTTTGTGCTACAAATCTTGAAACATCAGTATCTATTCCAATTGGAGCAAGTGTCAAAGAAATGGGTAATATAACGATTCCTGCAAGAGTAATAACGGATATTGTTGCAAATTTACCGAGAGGACAAATAAATTTGGAAGCCGCTAAAGAAAACCTGGTAGTTTCTTGCGAAAAATATACATCAACTATATCGGGGACAAACGATGCCGATTTTCCAAGTGTTCCGACAGCCTTGGGAAAGGAGAAATCAAGTTTTCCAAAGGAATTGTTTACCGGCGCATTGTCTCAGGTGATTTTTGCGGCTAGCTCTGACGAAACGAGACCTGTTTTAACAGGTGTACTAATTATTTTTCAAAAGAATTCATTAGTGTTTGTTGCCACAGACGGATTTAGACTTTCTCAGAAGTCGGTTGTTGCAACTGGAGTGGGGGATACTGACCAGGTAATTCTTCCTAAAAATACATTACTTGAACTGCTTAGATTAGCCAACGAGAGCTCGAGTATTGATATTGCATTTCCAAAAAACGAAAGTTTGGCACTTTTTGGACTAGGAGATATTGTTCTTTCTTCGAGAATTATTCAAGGTGAATTTCCAAATTTTTCAAAAATCATTCCCCAAACGACAAATATAAAAATTGATTTGGACAAAGAAGAGTTGGTTAGGTCGGTTAAACTGGCGAGTGTATTAGCTCGTGACAGTGCTAATGCAATTACTTTCAAAATAGATAAGACGGGATTGGTTGCGACATCACAAAGCAGACAAGCCGGGAAGCAGGATATTCAAATTGATGCACGAGTTGAATATTTAGAAGGCAATGATGATGTACTTGAAATAGCCTTTAATTATAAATTTATAGAAGATTTTCTGTCGTCTGTAAAAGGGGATAGAGTCGTCGTAAAATTAACTTCAGCTAATGCACCGGGAGTATTTGAGGATCCGCAAGACAAAGATTATCTTCACCTTATCATGCCTGTGAAGTTGTAATTAATGCTCTTCGGTTTTTTACAGTTCTACACTGTATAGGTTGTCGTTATAATCGACCATATACATTATTCCGTTAATGTAAGCCGAAATTTCTCTTATGTAACCAATATTTTCTATCGGTTTTTGTTCTGACAAAGACATGTTT is a window from the Candidatus Woesebacteria bacterium genome containing:
- a CDS encoding DUF4012 domain-containing protein — its product is MDNQQTKTTKPRALVITKFNYLSLNIVKRFVDLSCEVDVVTDNIDLWNIIVDETKFDGWRLMDIEKFSYQDKYDYFIYIDLEQFGNTSRVKLSDLAQLVIKHQDLKKVFVFSYIASKEKHIDNNNLLLKINLDKPKYRALYLGDVVELKKGFVKNTVAEKLYFEEDLPCINNWKFLPIGIADALYHVERSIFSFMSESTKHAVISHVNYANEFQQTVNKNLTSRNDSINISFEDAFVEEKAFVQFDKNVLMSFLEEYLIRVKSEKENANTHRYKAVVVTHNDDAEKTSSNPNDTLVNRSTQKDLVPPQHTPLYSNEQDSSKVVNRNTNEIESNKIIDQQTSNKGSKIVHSLTPAINDKKQSRKVLLALKKYYLVIKKRVKKPVLYVVFFAVLGYFIVPLFLITTSIFLVSFNKNRLLSYDLKTARTTVGVSNRVVALTENYIFILSTTPHIGSIFGDLHALTLVLLRVSTVEEKIVVSLSATNVLVDNAFGVDGSVEDITSSILLVNKSLVEELGFLEGQIKALSGNNKKVILNIISSVDISRTKSLAYFIQQISADLPNMLGEDKTKSYALVFQDENVIRPSGGIANYIAIIVFSEGKLADIYVYTPEFLDKQIKGEIIPPANLLSGLNTDKWSSKDFGWHVNYINSAEQLKWFISKSVDIEVDGVVVLNQEIINRLEENMANEYKKVFNDELSTSDLHTAVAEKQQDPKLVKEYIKRIFETLVELDENQKLSIYGLVFEGSNNKNIQLMTTDDNFNNKLQSANLFGNKNSQKCSFNCFSDEIGVFDSSVNANAQSIKREINLTVYIEEGIVKHSMQYVFTNPKDNSQPYQAYVKILVNKESGFEDIYRTNESGTVLVKPDISVEKEGKTAGFIIEIMPGQTERYLINWETTSVLDLTRDGEYDIRFIKQSGMKNVPLSVSIKTPERLTIFPTNIFRLTNEGLYGYNTTLDKDINLKVNLKYD
- a CDS encoding ribonuclease HI family protein, translated to METIEIFGDGGSRGNPGPAASAFVVLKNGIEIYNQSKYLGETTNNVAEYNSVLMALEWIKADRKEIINSEKIYFKLDSELITKQILGIYKIKSEHLITLHQKVITLLQDIDKEIVFSSVPRLLNKTADSLVNRELDKHKHLS
- a CDS encoding KH domain-containing protein; its protein translation is MSKKIETVKQDPASIVEEIARELLRLMGSGADLEVKEDSVNDAILVDIKTEKESGLLIGSRGETLLALQTVISMIYKSKTGEWVRVLINVADWREKQNEKLNHLAVTSAQRAAETGEDVPLFNLSPAQRRIVHMALVDNKEVETESVGEGQDRHLVIHPKR
- the yidC gene encoding membrane protein insertase YidC gives rise to the protein MFNTLLIQPLANGLVVFYKLLFSDMGLAIIGFSVFLRYALNPLTKPYMESMKKMKDIAPSLDKLKKKYKDDKVKLTKAQADLYKSKGINPGAGCLPYLLQIVVLIAFFNMFNKTLSSENPTVAFNSLLYNPLRFPDGEIINTGFLGMDMTKPAVFQIPGIDFNIPGPLLILSALAQFVSAKIMAPYEKVQEKIAKKTPEASDDFQVGMQKSMIYMFPLMTLFIGLRFPSGLALYWLVFSVFQAYQQYRSQGWGGMTPWIIKLGLLKSESNTKDVKKN
- a CDS encoding membrane protein insertion efficiency factor YidD — encoded protein: MKTSIIVILKLYKKFVSPIFQSFFGQACVYTPNSLSCGDYAIKAVEKYGVITGLGKTALRLATCNPLTKSDNPKIIHI
- the rnpA gene encoding ribonuclease P protein component — its product is MLAGKYRMRGHYYISRAKEKGTMYQFPNFGMAVYKRKDDDKPPKFSFIVSTKIAKHAVDRNRIKRTLSEAVRFESKYLINGYDVVFLAKTQITRTPTDDTMKEVKQALKKAKLI
- the rpmH gene encoding 50S ribosomal protein L34, with translation MTKRTYQPSKIKRKRRHGYRSRSTTKLGKITLKNRRAKGRSKLSE
- the dnaA gene encoding chromosomal replication initiator protein DnaA codes for the protein MDHDVNSTSDQEVETNDDLSKPSNNSSVHTEDDTVINSPGNKLKIWHEILESIKVSVSGAIFSTWFTQTHLSELKNVGSRYLAEVGCSSSFVRTTLEGRYFGLIQDALNKTLDKECDVLFIVKQQSASQDFSSVPLFQEPEKNEEGILFLISKSNLRKNFTFDNYAVSSTNQMAWAAADAVSKNLGNAYNPLFIWGGVGVGKTHLMHAVGHCALIKNSSSKILSCTGEDFTNDIVEGIRHKNTKNVRNKYRKLDALLVDDIQFIAGKDTVQEEFFHTFNSIVSVGGQIIITSDRPPSEISKLEERLRSRFEAGLIVDIGNPDFELRCAIVQIKAADRGINIPMDLIQLIAGNIDSAREIEGFLTKLSSEVILNKNEISKNLIETILSKKGVLNGDTQIKAQPQEVVAAVSKYYTLGKRSLLGASRARPVARPRQILMYLLRMELALPLEEVGRLVGGRDHTTVIHAVDKITKLASLDVQTRQDIRGIKNIL
- the dnaN gene encoding DNA polymerase III subunit beta gives rise to the protein MKLQVLQEDLTRGLNIAARFASPRSQLPILGNILFNVQKTKLTLCATNLETSVSIPIGASVKEMGNITIPARVITDIVANLPRGQINLEAAKENLVVSCEKYTSTISGTNDADFPSVPTALGKEKSSFPKELFTGALSQVIFAASSDETRPVLTGVLIIFQKNSLVFVATDGFRLSQKSVVATGVGDTDQVILPKNTLLELLRLANESSSIDIAFPKNESLALFGLGDIVLSSRIIQGEFPNFSKIIPQTTNIKIDLDKEELVRSVKLASVLARDSANAITFKIDKTGLVATSQSRQAGKQDIQIDARVEYLEGNDDVLEIAFNYKFIEDFLSSVKGDRVVVKLTSANAPGVFEDPQDKDYLHLIMPVKL